The following are encoded together in the Brassica napus cultivar Da-Ae chromosome A9, Da-Ae, whole genome shotgun sequence genome:
- the LOC106368180 gene encoding desmoplakin-like isoform X2 produces MAKPENNETHQTWSTREELLLACAVHRHGVDSWDSVAAEIHKQNSSSRTLTASECRHKYHDLKRRFSPEGETVSEISWWLEELRKLRVDELRREVERYDQSISSLQMKVKRLEDEREKEEAEKVTESPDLVKITETVNKSDVPVIEPNREIDESIEEIANRIGGDEIETDEKPVREDSGRGSCGSVGKDSERGDSVREGNDDSPELKLEEEVKETSDVQSSASLPRKEESVGHDQPDNEDQSLAVNKTLVKSRPLIEFIEMLCSHPIGSHFSRRLESQETPEYERIIRQHIDFDLIRTRVDEGYYERSKTKFHRDLLLLINNAKVFYGERSPESNSATQLHELIKKQMTTLKTSNQTSPPKDEPLVTSTKEEPTLLSLKTKVSVSVKACRKRSSLAVRSSTEPVKKKTNIVPTTDEDENEKKQVSETEEEDETTTDKDEEPIVSKKTPRGRTTTSSAKKIGTRNVVKTSLDDEQKKSDQEKKGKTTANAVSKKQSAASFLKRMKGAETVVETVKDDSSSGKKGAEQRRSNTKHEKAVAGQKRTTPAKRNTSAVSKREASEKEEGSSTRPKKRTRRL; encoded by the exons ATGGCTAAACCGGAAAACAACGAAACTCATCAAACATGGAGCACACGGGAGGAGCTCCTCCTCGCCTGCGCCGTTCACCGTCACGGTGTCGATTCATGGGACTCCGTCGCCGCCGAAATCCACAAACAAAACTCTTCTTCTCGTACACTCACCGCCTCCGAGTGTCGTCACAAATACCACGATCTCAAACGACGGTTCTCCCCCGAGGGAGAAACCGTCTCGGAGATCTCTTGGTGGCTCGAGGAGCTGAGGAAGCTCCGCGTCGATGAGCTCCGTCGCGAAGTCGAACGTTACGATCAATCCATTTCGTCTTTGCAGATGAAGGTGAAGAGATTGgaagatgagagagagaaggaggaggCGGAGAAGGTTACTGAATCTCCAGATCTGGTTAAAATCACGGAAACGGTTAACAAATCCGACGTTCCGGTTATCGAGCCAAACCGGGAAATCGACGAATCAATTGAAGAAATAGCGAACCGGATCGGGGGAGATGAAATTGAAACCGATGAGAAACCGGTTAGGGAGGATTCGGGTAGGGGAAGTTGCGGGAGCGTGGGGAAGGACTCGGAGAGAGGTGACTCGGTAAGAGAGGGTAATGATGACTCGCCCGAGTTGAAATTAGAGGAAGAAGTGAAAGAAACGAGTGACGTGCAGAGCTCGGCGAGCTTACCGAGAAAGGAGGAGTCGGTAGGACACGACCAACCGGATAACGAGGATCAATCTCTGGCCGTTAATAAGACGCTCGTTAAATCTAGGCCGTTGATTGAATTCATCGAGATGCTTTGCTCTCATCCTATTGGCTCCCATTTTTCGCGCCGGCTCGAGAGccag GAAACACCCGAGTACGAGAGGATAATAAGGCAGCACATAGACTTTGACCTGATTCGAACTCGTGTGGACGAAGGTTATTACGAAAGATCCAAAACAAAGTTTCATCGAGATTTACTGCTACTAATCAACAACGCCAAGGTTTTCTACGGCGAGCGATCTCCTGAGTCTAACTCCGCAACGCAGCTTCACGAACTCATCAAGAAACAGATGACTACTCTCAAGACGTCTAATCAAACCTCACCTCCAAAAGACGAACCCTTGGTGACTTCTACTAAGGAGGAACCCACACTGTTGTCTCTAAAGACAAAAGTGTCAGTGTCTGTTAAAGCTTGTAGGAAACGTAGTTCCTTAGCTGTTAGATCTTCTACTGAACCGGTAAAGAAAAAGACTAACATAGTTCCAACCACGGATGAggatgagaatgagaagaaGCAAGTTTCAGAGACGGAGGAGGAAGATGAAACCACCACTGATAAAGATGAGGAACCTATTGTTTCCAAGAAGACGCCTAGAGGAAGAACAACAACCTCATCAGCTAAAAAAATAGGAACCAGAAACGTTGTTAAGACCAGTTTGGATGATGAGCAGAAGAAAAGTGATCAAGAAAAGAAGGGTAAGACCACAGCAAATGCTGTCTCAAAGAAGCAAAGCGCTGCAAGTTTTCTTAAGAGAATGAAAGGAGCTGAAACTGTGGTAGAGACAGTGAAGGATGATTCCTCTAGTGGAAAGAAAGGAGCCGAGCAGAGGAGAAGTAACACTAAGCATGAAAAAGCTGTTGCAGGTCAGAAACGAACAACACCTGCAAAGAGAAACACTAGTGCAGTCTCTAAAAGAGAAGCTAGTGAAAAGGAGGAAGGTTCTTCTACTCGTCCAAAGAAACGTACAAGGAGGTTATGA
- the LOC106368180 gene encoding desmoplakin-like isoform X1, translated as MAKPENNETHQTWSTREELLLACAVHRHGVDSWDSVAAEIHKQNSSSRTLTASECRHKYHDLKRRFSPEGETVSEISWWLEELRKLRVDELRREVERYDQSISSLQMKVKRLEDEREKEEAEKVTESPDLVKITETVNKSDVPVIEPNREIDESIEEIANRIGGDEIETDEKPVREDSGRGSCGSVGKDSERGDSVREGNDDSPELKLEEEVKETSDVQSSASLPRKEESVGHDQPDNEDQSLAVNKTLVKSRPLIEFIEMLCSHPIGSHFSRRLESQLQETPEYERIIRQHIDFDLIRTRVDEGYYERSKTKFHRDLLLLINNAKVFYGERSPESNSATQLHELIKKQMTTLKTSNQTSPPKDEPLVTSTKEEPTLLSLKTKVSVSVKACRKRSSLAVRSSTEPVKKKTNIVPTTDEDENEKKQVSETEEEDETTTDKDEEPIVSKKTPRGRTTTSSAKKIGTRNVVKTSLDDEQKKSDQEKKGKTTANAVSKKQSAASFLKRMKGAETVVETVKDDSSSGKKGAEQRRSNTKHEKAVAGQKRTTPAKRNTSAVSKREASEKEEGSSTRPKKRTRRL; from the exons ATGGCTAAACCGGAAAACAACGAAACTCATCAAACATGGAGCACACGGGAGGAGCTCCTCCTCGCCTGCGCCGTTCACCGTCACGGTGTCGATTCATGGGACTCCGTCGCCGCCGAAATCCACAAACAAAACTCTTCTTCTCGTACACTCACCGCCTCCGAGTGTCGTCACAAATACCACGATCTCAAACGACGGTTCTCCCCCGAGGGAGAAACCGTCTCGGAGATCTCTTGGTGGCTCGAGGAGCTGAGGAAGCTCCGCGTCGATGAGCTCCGTCGCGAAGTCGAACGTTACGATCAATCCATTTCGTCTTTGCAGATGAAGGTGAAGAGATTGgaagatgagagagagaaggaggaggCGGAGAAGGTTACTGAATCTCCAGATCTGGTTAAAATCACGGAAACGGTTAACAAATCCGACGTTCCGGTTATCGAGCCAAACCGGGAAATCGACGAATCAATTGAAGAAATAGCGAACCGGATCGGGGGAGATGAAATTGAAACCGATGAGAAACCGGTTAGGGAGGATTCGGGTAGGGGAAGTTGCGGGAGCGTGGGGAAGGACTCGGAGAGAGGTGACTCGGTAAGAGAGGGTAATGATGACTCGCCCGAGTTGAAATTAGAGGAAGAAGTGAAAGAAACGAGTGACGTGCAGAGCTCGGCGAGCTTACCGAGAAAGGAGGAGTCGGTAGGACACGACCAACCGGATAACGAGGATCAATCTCTGGCCGTTAATAAGACGCTCGTTAAATCTAGGCCGTTGATTGAATTCATCGAGATGCTTTGCTCTCATCCTATTGGCTCCCATTTTTCGCGCCGGCTCGAGAGccag CTGCAGGAAACACCCGAGTACGAGAGGATAATAAGGCAGCACATAGACTTTGACCTGATTCGAACTCGTGTGGACGAAGGTTATTACGAAAGATCCAAAACAAAGTTTCATCGAGATTTACTGCTACTAATCAACAACGCCAAGGTTTTCTACGGCGAGCGATCTCCTGAGTCTAACTCCGCAACGCAGCTTCACGAACTCATCAAGAAACAGATGACTACTCTCAAGACGTCTAATCAAACCTCACCTCCAAAAGACGAACCCTTGGTGACTTCTACTAAGGAGGAACCCACACTGTTGTCTCTAAAGACAAAAGTGTCAGTGTCTGTTAAAGCTTGTAGGAAACGTAGTTCCTTAGCTGTTAGATCTTCTACTGAACCGGTAAAGAAAAAGACTAACATAGTTCCAACCACGGATGAggatgagaatgagaagaaGCAAGTTTCAGAGACGGAGGAGGAAGATGAAACCACCACTGATAAAGATGAGGAACCTATTGTTTCCAAGAAGACGCCTAGAGGAAGAACAACAACCTCATCAGCTAAAAAAATAGGAACCAGAAACGTTGTTAAGACCAGTTTGGATGATGAGCAGAAGAAAAGTGATCAAGAAAAGAAGGGTAAGACCACAGCAAATGCTGTCTCAAAGAAGCAAAGCGCTGCAAGTTTTCTTAAGAGAATGAAAGGAGCTGAAACTGTGGTAGAGACAGTGAAGGATGATTCCTCTAGTGGAAAGAAAGGAGCCGAGCAGAGGAGAAGTAACACTAAGCATGAAAAAGCTGTTGCAGGTCAGAAACGAACAACACCTGCAAAGAGAAACACTAGTGCAGTCTCTAAAAGAGAAGCTAGTGAAAAGGAGGAAGGTTCTTCTACTCGTCCAAAGAAACGTACAAGGAGGTTATGA
- the LOC106368179 gene encoding uncharacterized protein LOC106368179, with protein MKASMKFREEKKPLFRAKIPLSIIGLPFQSGIVAGESKELSLNLSTFFESGPSLKIAYRPNDSYNPFSLIVKTGTGSFGSPISTSMLMSAEFNLLGQRNPSFMIHFKPQFGDFSIKKSHSSSRFDSSSLNGSVSEEDSSIEIVDSPAKVTLFPSAASAGDIAGLLSGVEVAARTSLPVRGRAVVNFRWGVRVPTEIKREFDPTAVVSLRRFPFLVMDKIGIEHVDGKEVVKVKPAGDNGGVDLGKVCLFMEELRSENRELKRAVEDLRGVMMSNVSPIDYGLKHREAERSNNKSKSSNGRSRGDRWSSERTTSDCGGKKSKEEGDVAEELKKALKGAA; from the coding sequence atgaaggcgTCGATGAAGTTTCGCGAAGAGAAGAAGCCTCTCTTCAGAGCCAAGATCCCTCTGAGCATCATAGGCCTCCCGTTTCAATCCGGAATCGTCGCCGGAGAATCCAAGGAGCTCAGCCTCAACCTCTCCACCTTCTTCGAATCAGGCCCTTCTCTCAAGATCGCTTACCGCCCCAACGACTCCTACAACCCCTTCTCCCTCATCGTCAAAACCGGAACCGGATCCTTCGGCTCCCCGATCTCGACCTCCATGCTCATGAGCGCCGAGTTCAACCTCCTCGGCCAGCGAAACCCTAGCTTCATGATCCACTTCAAACCCCAATTCGGCGACTTCTCGATCAAGAAATCTCACTCCTCGTCTCGATTCGACTCGAGTAGTCTCAACGGATCTGTCTCGGAGGAGGATTCGTCGATCGAGATTGTGGATTCTCCGGCGAAGGTGACTCTTTTTCCGTCGGCGGCTTCGGCTGGAGATATCGCGGGGTTGTTGTCTGGCGTTGAGGTCGCGGCGAGGACGAGTTTGCCTGTGAGGGGACGCGCCGTTGTGAATTTCAGGTGGGGGGTTAGGGTTCCGACGGAGATTAAGCGGGAGTTTGATCCGACGGCTGTGGTTTCTCTGAGAAGGTTTCCGTTTCTGGTGATGGATAAGATTGGGATCGAACACGTGGATGGTAAAGAGGTTGTTAAAGTTAAACCCGCGGGGGATAATGGTGGTGTTGATTTGGGGAAGGTGTGTTTGTTTATGGAGGAGCTTCGGTCGGAGAACAGGGAGTTGAAGAGAGCTGTCGAAGATCTCAGGGGAGTGATGATGTCAAACGTTTCGCCAATTGATTACGGATTAAAGCATCGGGAAGCGGAGAGGAGCAATAACAAAAGCAAGAGCAGCAATGGTAGATCGAGAGGTGATCGGTGGAGCAGCGAGAGGACGACGTCGGATTGCGGCGGGAAGAAAAGCAAGGAAGAGGGTGACGTGGCGGAGGAGCTGAAGAAAGCTTTGAAAGGAGCTGCGTGA